acttgcactgtGCAAGCTGGGGTGATGCTCGAACGTGGGTtacaggtacttgtacttgtacttgtaatgaTCATTTTTATCAACATCTTTCTTCTCGAAAATCTTCGGGTTTTGTTGTCGCTTCTCCCCGTTGCAGTTATGCAAATTGATTTGGTCCTACATATGGTAAGGGACAAAGAGTGGAGAGTTGGAGAGTGTTCATCGTGACATAAAAATGAACAACAAGTGATTTTTTCACTAAAAATACCAATATAAGACGATCAACACTCATCTGAAATCAATTGGGCCTCCTCCAAATACAAGAACTAGTCTTCGAGCTCAATGAGGTTCAAATGTGGCTGTTCTCACACTTGAACATCATCAGGCAAAAGAACGATTAAACAACACCAATACAGGTGGTATCCACACTCTACCAATAATTATCACCTCCAATTTTACAAAACATCATTAGCAATATATCCTCGACCTTACATGAACTCGGTAAGATACTCCACGAAGAGATCCTCTCCGTCTCGGAAAAATCGGCCGTTTCCGACCATGGTCTGTCCAACGACCCAGCTCTCCTTatcgtccttggcctcctcgtcaaGCTCAATGGTGCCGAAAGACTTGACGTTACCGGGGGGACCATGCTCAGTCTTCTTGCCCGTAAGAACCTCAACTAGCTCGGGAGAAAAGTTCAGGTGACCGGAGTACTTCATCAGGAACTTCTTGTCGGAGTCCTTGAGGTGGCCGACCAGAACGGCGTCCAAAATGGCGGTCTGACCGGACTTTGTGGTTCGAATCACGTCGTGACCAGAGGTGATGACGGCCTCAAAGGGGTACTTGGGGTCCTGGGAAGAGATGGTTCCGGTGATGTTCTGGACGTAGAGCACGTCGGTGAGACAAGGGAATTGGTCGGAGATCTTGGCGACGACTTTGAGCACGGGCATTGTGATTTGTGTGATTTGTAGAGGCGAGGCGTTGTATGTCGGTCGAGGCTGGTTGTATAAGTAATAGCATGGATTGGGGTTAGGGGTCAGATAGCGTAGGATTAGGTTCAGGATAAGGTTGTAAGGATGTCTcgtggtgatggaggcaTACTCACGATACTCGTCGCTAGCTACCGTGATTGTGTTCATATGACTGCCTAATTACATTAAATACCACTCAATTCTGCAACAATTATACCTATCGATAAAATGCCTACGCTCCTTGTCTCGTACTCTGTGCTTCCCATCAATGTGACCCCCACAAAGCCGCATAAGCGTTGAAAGGGAGAAAAGCGTTTAGTTCAAAGTAATATGGAAGTTGACCGAAGGAGGTGCCAGTGTCATTCGGGTAACCAGCGGTCACAGTACAAttactgtaccggtacagtacagtactctATCTTTAACGCTTCAAGCACATCTTGACAGTGATCGTCATATACAGTAACTGTGGGTGGTTTTAAATTTCACAGCATGGGAGTGCACACAAGTCAATAGATGCCAATAACTCATCTAGGGGCTGAATTACCCGTTTTGTAGGAAAGATATTGAAAAATAATTCGTTTATGAAGATATGATACAAAACTGTGTATCACAATTCCTCCTCTGACATCCCGTTTGCTCCCCACCAAAAGACCCTCACAACGCCTCGAACAAGCTCTCAGACTTCGCATTTTATGTACAAGCAGTATTGGTAATCTGACGGACTTAAGGATCGTTTAAATGATTGATAAAAGCGACCTGATTTGGATGGCTTCTTGAAAAGCGCGTCCAAGTGCTACTTGACTATAACCGTCGAAAAATCAATCCAAAATTACTGTACGTCTGTAACAAAAGTCACATCAGAATCAAATCACGCCAGTTGGTGGAGGTCGGAATTGAAACATCAGCTGGTACAGTTTGTAGAAGTATGCACGGTACAAGAACTGCTGATATTTCCAAGATACCTGAGCAAGAACATCAGCTATAAAATAGATATCAAATCAACAATGCAACATGGCTGGTCTCACCAGCACTATACTCGATCATGTGTGATCTACATTACACCGCCAACACACTTTTATCTCCTAAAATTCACTCTCTGACCCCCACATTTCTAATGCATCCATTTATAAGCCCTGCATGGTATCACACCACGTCGTACATTGAGATGATTGGATAGAGATATACTGGATCGATGGGTGGTATTTTCGTGTACAATGGTTTGCTTGAGTCATCATCCTCATTCTGAGAGTCCAAATGCGGGTTCTACGTCTCCGATCACAACTCACATCAACCTATCAACCGCCGTTACATTTTAATCTTAAACAATTTGATGGAGTTGTGAGTGACAGAACGAGGCAGGATTAGTGCAGATTTTAG
This genomic interval from Yarrowia lipolytica chromosome 1E, complete sequence contains the following:
- a CDS encoding uncharacterized protein (Compare to YALI0E05511g, no similarity): MNTITVASDEYREYASITTRHPYNLILNLILRYLTPNPNPCYYLYNQPRPTYNASPLQITQITMPVLKVVAKISDQFPCLTDVLYVQNITGTISSQDPKYPFEAVITSGHDVIRTTKSGQTAILDAVLVGHLKDSDKKFLMKYSGHLNFSPELVEVLTGKKTEHGPPGNVKSFGTIELDEEAKDDKESWVVGQTMVGNGRFFRDGEDLFVEYLTEFM